The Oxalobacter aliiformigenes nucleotide sequence GTGGCATGGCGGGTCTTTTTCCCCGATTTTCCCGGTCATTCCGGTGTATTGCAGGGAGATGACATTGTCCGAAAAGAAGGTCACTGTATGATATCTGCAAAATTGCACACGAAAATTGTCAAAAAAGGAAAATTTTTGCTATAATCCTTTGCCTGCATTCGGGGGTATAGCTCAGCTGGGAGAGCGCTTGCATGGCATGCAAGAGGTCAGCGGTTCGATCCCGCTTACCTCCACCAGAAAGCAGTAAACGGATGTGTCTCCATCGTCTAGAGGCCTAGGACACCACCCTTTCACGGTGGGAACAGGGGTTCGAATCCCCTTGGAGATGCCATCTTCCGGTTTATGTTGTTTTTTGTGTCTCCATCGTCTAGAGGCCTAGGACACCACCCTTTCACGGTGGGAACAGGGGTTCGAATCCCCTTGGAGATGCCATTCTTTCCTGCCTGTTTTTTTCACTGTTTTCATTTCGGAATGGTATCTGCCGATGTCCAGTCATGCCGTCTTGCCGAAAATCCACTACAATAACACGTTTCGCCTTTCCTTTTAATTGATCATGCGACGTTTAACCAAAACGGGATCTTCCAAACTCAACGCAGACAGCCAGCGTCTGGTTTCGCTTGCCCTGGAGATGTTTTATGCTTCCAGCTTCCTGGAAAGCGAGTTTTGCCGCAAAAAACTGGAAGTTCTGGTTTTCCGGTTGTTGCAGGCCAGAAAACAGGCAGTTTTAAACGATGCCATTGAGTATCTGTTCACGACGGATATGGAAGCGTACAACTGCCTTCTTGAAGTGGCGGAAGCGCTGAGCGAATCGGCAGTTATCGAGGAAGACGGCAAAAAATACCAGGTTTTGCTGGTTGCTGTTCCTGTTCTGGCATGGACCCGTTTTTCCATCGCATCAGGCACGCTGGCGCCTGAACAGATCGAGGCGATATCCAGCCGTTTCGCCCGTCTGATTCTGGCCGATGATGTCCGGTTTGCCATGGCACCCGGCCTTTATGCGGTCGATCAGTTGCCTTATTCGCATGTCGACGTGATGGCGGTGACGCAGGGATTGGTCCAGTCGGTTGTCCAGGGATCGCGTTTCGAGCTGGCGTCCAAACAGGAGACCGTTCCGTTTCTGGCGGATGGGCGTTATCTCTTGGCAGCCGTTATGGCCCGGGAAGGTACGCCGCTTTTCCGCTGGCAGTCCATACCCGATCCGGCCGGGTTCGAAACGGTCAGGGAAGAATGCCTGAAGCTTTGGCAGCATGAAATCATGCCGATCATGTCGGAAATTCTGCCGGGGTGCAATCTGGAACTGCTTTTGCCGGGCGGTTTTTTCAATACATGCCGGAAAGTGGATCAGGCAATCAGGCCTTCGACGATCAAGGCGGCGGTTCACTATCTGGTTCATGCGCTCGATACACAGCCGGAAAAACTCGGTGCGGTCGTCGGCGGGTTCGGAAAGGATCTGGACGGCACGCAGGTCGAGGAATACCGTATCAGTTTCTATCGCAAGGATAACGGAAAGATCGTTTACGGCATCGTCTGGCCGGTTTACGGAGCGGAAGAAGTGGATGGCATGAATTTCCCTTCGCAACTGGAGGGCCATTCGGGTGCATTGTCCCGCAAGGGAGGCAAGCAGTTGCTGCAGATATTCCAGTTATTGCGCGAACTGGGGATATCGTATGAGAAAACGGCCGTCGAGCGTTTTGCGATGGAGTTTTGCGAGGATTGCGGCGCACCGTTGTTTGCCGATACGAACGGCGAACTGGTTCATGCCGAGATGCCTGAAGATGCCAGAAAGGAAACGCGGTTGCACTGATTGCCGTGTGTGCCAAATGCCGTATATTCCGGGGTGATGTGGTCTGCTGTCCGAAAACGATCCGGTCCGGGAAAAAAGAAGTCCCGGTTTCGCTTTTCGGACTGCCTGCAGAAAAATCAGAAGGCAAAGGTAACAGCAGACTGTTTTTTCAGTTCCGGTTTTCCGCGTTCCATGTGCCTGTTTTCCCACCGCTTTTTTCAAGAAGCCGGACATCCGTAATCGTCATTCCCCTGTCGATGGCTTTAAGCATATCGTAAATCGTCAGCAGACCGGTCTGGACTGCAGTAAGCGCTTCCATTTCCACGCCGGTCTTGCCGACCGTTTCCGTTCTTGCCTGGCAAAGAATGCTGTTTTCGGTTATGGTGAAATCGACCGTCACCCGGGTGAGTGCGACAGGGTGGCAAAGCGGAATCAGATCGGATGTCCGTTTGGCTCCCATGATGGCGGCGACTCTGGCGATTCCCAGAACATCGCCTTTATCCGCAGTATGGTTTTCGACGACAGCCAGCGTTTCCGGTTTCATCCGGATGGTTCCGCAGGCGATGGCGATACGGTGTGTTTCGGATTTGCCGCCGACATCGACCATGTGCGCTTTGCCCGATGTATCGAAATGGGTCAGCTGATTTTTGTCGTTTTCAACAGGTTTTTTTTGTGGCATAAAGAACGTGGCCGGTAATGGGATATTGTGTGAAATGTTTGCAAAGTACCGGTATGATATCACTTTGACCGAATGATCAACTTGAGCGCCGATGAGGGTATGAAACGATTTTTCAAACGGCTTGTTGTACCGCTGGCCGCTGTTTTCTGCTTGCAGATGCCGGTTGCGCTTGCGCAGTCGGATATTCCCAGTCTCGGCGATACGGCACGGGCTGAATTGTCTCCGGCAGCCGAATATCAGCTGGGCAAGGAAATCATGGGACAGGTCAGAAGCGATCCGGCTTATGTCAACGATCCGGTCCTGACGGAATATCTGAGCAATCTGGGCAACAGACTGGTTTCTGCCGATACACAGACCCGGGGTGAACTGACGAACGATTTCACGTTTTTCGCCGTTCGCGATCCGACATTGAATGCGTTTGCTTTTCCTGGCGGTTTTATCGGGGTACATACAGGATTGTTGCTGGCGACCCAGAGCGAATCGGAACTCGCTTCCGTGCTTTCTCACGAAATCGGCCACGTTTCCCAGCGGCATATCGCCCGGATGCTGAGCCAGCAAAAGCAGGATATCCTGATTCCGATTGCCACGACGGCGCTGGCGATTCTGGCTGCCTCGGCAGGGGGAGATGCGGCAGGGGCTGTTCTGATGGGCGGTCAGGGATATGCGATCCAGAAACAGATCAATTTTACACGGGACGCCGAAAAGGAAGCGGACCGGGTCGGTTTCCAGATTCTGAAAAATGCGGGTTTCGATACGACTGGCATGACTTCCTTTTTCCAGCGCATGCAGACGGCGACACGTACCTATAGCGATGCACCGTCGCCCTATCTCCGGACTCACCCGTTGACATCCGAACGTATTGCCGATATTGATGCCCGGGTCCGGCGCGAGCCTTATCGCCAGCATGCCGACAGTCTGGATTTTTTCCTGATGCGGGCAAAAGCCCGGCTTGTCCAGGACGATAGCGAACCGGCCTTGCAGACGGCAGCGGCGGTTTTCGAGGAGCAGATCAAAAGCGGCAGCAAGCTTTATATGGCGGCCGGGAATTACGGACTGGCTCTGATTGCGTTGCACCGGAAAGATATCGCTGAGGCGAAAACCCGTTTGCAGCAGGTGAAAAAAACGGTCGGCGAGGCGGCGGCCCGACAGAGTCTGGCATTGAACAGTCTGGCTATCGAAATCATGTTGGCTTCCAACCAGACGGCTGACGCTGTGCGTGAGGCACGTGCGGCGATTGCCCGTTTTCCGTCTTCACGGGCACTGGCGCATCAGTATGCCAATGCCCTGTATATGTCCCGGCAATATGGCGAAGCAGCCAAATTCCTGAGAAAACAGGTCCAGATGTATCGTGAGGATCCTGTTTTGCAGCGGCAACTGGCTAGGGTCTATGATGCGCAGGGCAAAAGGGCGCTGATGCATATGGCGATGGCGGAGTCGTATAGTCTGACAGGAGCCTATTCGGCAGCTCTGGAACAGCTGGATCTGGCAAGAAAGGCAAAGGATGTGACTTTTTACGATCAGTCGGTCATTGATGCCAGGGAAAGGGAATGGAAAGCGATTGTCCGGGATGATCTGAAGAAGCGCTAACGGGTATGGCGATGTTTGTCCTGTATGTCCCGAACTCGTGAAACAGAAAAACCGCCAGAAAATCTGGCGGTTTTTTCATGGATGAAGGACTGTTGTATCCTGCCGGAAGCGGGCTGTATCCGGAAGCGTTCAGGCCGCCTGTCGGTTCTCGGCTTTTCTGCTTCGTTGTGTCCGTCCGCTCCGTCCGTTTTTTTGTGCGGCTGACGGCTGGCCGAAATGGCGTTGTCCCGCTTTGGCCGCGTGTTTTTTGGTACCCGGTTTCCAGTTCGGCTTGCGTCTGGAAGGGGCTGCCTTGAACGTCATTTTGGGTTCGAATCCTTCGATGACGTTGACGGGAATACTCTGTTTGGTAAAGCGTTCTATTCGCCGGATAATCGTGCTGTCGCTGTGGCTGACCAGTGAAATGGCCAGTCCGTGGCGTCCGGCACGGCCGGTCCGACCGATGCGGTGAACGTAATCTTCGGGGAATTTCGGCAGATCATAGTTGAAAACGTGGGTGATCGCCGGGATATCGATGCCCCTTGCCGCGACATCGGTGGCAACCAGTATCCTGATTTTACCGCTGCGCAGTCTGGCCAGTGTCCTGTTGCGCGCACTTTGTGGCATGTCGCCATGTAATGCTGCCGTGGAGAAACCGGCAATGGCAAGCCTGTCTGCCACCTGATCGGCATCCCGTTTGGTGGCAGTGAATACGACAGCTTGTCCCAGTGAACGGTCGTGCAGCCAATGATCGAGCAAACGGTTCTTGTGTGGCAGATCGTCCACGAAATGGATCATCTGTTCGATGTTTTCGTGACGCTTTTCCAAAGAGGCGATGTGAACCGATTCGGCATCATGAGTTACCTTTTTTGCCATGTTGCCGACAATGCCATCCAGCGTGGCGGAAAAAAGCATGGTCTGGCGCGTTTCCGGTGTGGCGGCGATGATGGTTTCGATATCTTCGATGAATCCCATGTCGAGCATGCGGTCGGCTTCATCCAGAACCAGTATGTCAAGCTGGTCGAAACGGATTTTGCCGGATTGCATGTGATCGATCAGACGTCCCGGTGTAGCCACCAGAATATCGGGATTTTTGGCCAGAAGCTGCATTTGTTTGGGATAGGGCATGCCTCCGAGAATGGCGATAGTCCGGATATGTTTCAGATATGCACTGTATTGTTCGGCAGAAGCCACGATTTGCGAAGCCAGCTCGCGTGTCGGTGTCAGAACGAGCATTTTCGGCCGGGCCGCTTTAAAGCGGAGCTTTTCTCCTTTTGTTCTGGAGGATTGCCGCTGTTGATTCAGGGTTTTCCCGGTTTTTTCGGGAAAATGCTGCATGGCAAAGCGGTGCAGGGCCGGAAGCATGAATGCGGCGGTTTTGCCGGAACCGGTTTGTGAAGAAACCAGCAGGTCTTTTCCGTTTATGGCTGGCGGGATGGCTTTTGTCTGGACAGGGGTCGGTTGGTCGTAATGGATGTCGGCAAGTGCCTTCAGGATCAGCGGATGCAGTCCCAGTGTTTCAAATGTCATTTTTTCTCTCGATGAAGACGATGATTTTCCTTTTGGGAAAACAAAACGGCAATGCCTTGCACAGGCGGCGAAATAGTCTGAAGAAAAATTTCGGCACAAAAGCTTTGCGCCGGAACCGTGTCTGGAAACACAAAAGGCGGAAGGGCTTTATGACATATGCATGAAATCATGCAAAGGCTGGCAATGCCACTAAATATTCAGGCAGGAAGTTCGTTCCTGCCTGAAAAAAACATTATACCAGTTATCCGGTTTTTCCGGCGGGATATTCCGGATTATTTCGGCGTGCCGTCAGGCGTGGTCTTTCTGGGCGATGACACCATCGGTATTCAGTCCCATGACATGGGAGAATCCGCCGTCCACATAGGTGATTTCGCCGGTGATTCCGGAAGCCAGGTCTGACAGAAGAAATGCCGCAGCATTGCCGATTTCCTCAATGGTGACGTTACGGCGCAACGGTGCGTTCTTGGCGACGAAATTCAGCAGGATATTGAAGTCGCGGATGCCACTGGCCGCGATGGTCTTGACCGGACCGGCGGAGATGGCATTGACGCGGACACCGTGTTTGCCCAGCGATTCGGCCATGTAGCGGACGCTGGCTTCCAGCGATGCCTTGGCCAATCCCATGGTGTTGTAATAGGGAATGGCCCGGCTGGAACCGAGGTAGGTCAGTGCAAGCGCGGCGGAACCCGGCCCCATCAGATGACGGGCCGCCTTGACCATGGCCGGGTAGCTGTACGCGGAAATGTCGTGGGCGATTTTGAAATTTTCCCGGGTCAGGCCATCGAAGAAATCTCCGGCGATGGCTTCGCGGGGGGCGAAGCCGATTGAATGGACGAGACCATCCAGACGGCCCCAGGTTTTTCCGATTTCGGAGAAAACGTGTTCGATGTGTTCATCCTTGCCGACGTCGCATTCATAGACCATGTCGCTGCCCAGCTCTTTTGCAAATGCGGTAATGCGATCCTTGAAACGGTCTCCGACGTAAGTAAAGGCCAGTTCAGCACCTTCGCGCCTGCACGCTTCGGCTATACCGAGTGCGATGGAACGGTTCGATAACAGACCGGTGATGAGTATTTTTTTACCTTGCAAGAAAGCCATGCATGACTCCAAAACTAAACTGTATGAAATGGATAGCCGTCATATGGACGGAAAATTCCTTGTAATAAAAATCCGTCAAACGCAATGTTTAATTTGCTGTCTGGCGGAATCTGTCTGGCAAGATTGTAGTTCGTCAGACGGATTGCGGCAACTGTTAGATCCGGTTCGCCAGCCTATTTTATTCCCGAAATGTGGCATTCAGGCTTTTTTCCGGTTTTTTGCCGCTGTTTTTCTGGTCTTTGTCTGTTGTGCAGATACCTGATTTTTTACGGATTTTGTTTTTTTCGATAGAGTGGCTCTGGCAGTGCGGCTGTTTTTCGACTTGACCAGTCCTTTCTTCGTCGATGCAGTGTTTTTGGCATCCATGACGACTTTCACACGGGAAGCCATGGTATTGCGGCTTGTCCTGACATCGGCGGCACGTATCGCTTTTGTGCGGGCACGTGTTGTGGCCGCAGCGGAACGGTAAGGCACGTGCACTTTAAGTATGGTGCCTTTTTTGACGGTATCGCCGTTGATTTTGTTCCAGGACTTCAGTTCGGCGACACTGACGCGATAACGTTTGGCGATGGAAGCGAGTCTGGCCGGTTTTCTGACCGGAACCGTGACGAGCCGTGTTGCCGGGAGATCCCTTTCCCAGGCCAGCTTGGCGTTTTCAACAAGTTCGGGAGCGATGTCACGATCGTAACCGGACGTTTTCGGAACCAGAATGGCCGATCCGAATTTCAGGACGCTTCTGGATGGGATGTTGTTGGCCTGACGGATTACGTCGGGAGAGATATTGAGACGGGCGGCGATGTCTTCGACTTTTTCCCGCGGGCTCGTTACCTGATAGGCCGTCCATGAAGACAGCGGTCGTGTCCAGAGAGAAAGATTTTTCCGGAACTTTTCGGCGTTTTCCTTCGGCAGGAGTATTTTGACCTCGTTGCCGCCGGCGATGACATAGGGACCGAACTGGGGATTCAGTGCCCGAAAATCATCCAGGGACATTTCGGCCAGTCTGGCGGCTACCTTGACGTCGATATCACGGGTCTTGCCGATCGTGACGAAATAAGGCTGGTTTTCGACGGGAGGAAGATCGATGCCGTATCGGCGTGGATTGGTGATCAGGTTTTTGACGGCCTGAAGTTTCGGAACGTAATTGCGCGTTTCAGCCGGCATGTAGGCGGAAATGCTGTTGAAGGTGATCGGTTTTCCCGCACGTTCGGCCTTTTTGATGGCCCGCATGACCGATCCCTCGCCCCAGTTGTAGGACGCCAGCGCAAGCTGCCAGTCTCCGAACATGTCATGGAGCCTTTGCAGATAGGTGAGCGCCGCCTCGGTCGAGGAAATGATATCCCTTCTTTCGTCCTTGAAAGCGTTTTGTGCCAGATCGTAATGGCGTCCCGTGCTGGGGATGAACTGCCAGAGACCTTCGGCCTTGGCAATGGATCGGGCATGGGGATTGTAGGCGGATTCGATAAACGGAAGCAAAGCCAGTTCCGTCGGCATGTTCCGTTTCTCAAGTTCCTGCACGATATGGAAGAGGTATTTCGATCCGCGTTGCGTCGTTCTCTGGAAATAGTCCGGACGTCTGGCGAAATAATTCATGTGGTTTTCGACGAGCGGATTGTCCAGATCGGCGATGGCGAAACCCGAGCGGATTCTTCCCCAGACATCGACTTCGTTGATGGAAAGAATTTCTGTCAGGGGATCGTCGTCGTATGCGTCGTCACCGATGAGATCGAGGTCGGCTGCGGAATGAAAGGCGGCGAGCTGGGCGTCTTTGCTGTATTTCGGAAGGGAAATGTCGCTGGCGAAAACGGATGCCGGGGCCGAAAGGGTGAAGCAGCCGGCCAGAGCCAGAACGAGAAACTTGAATCGGGTTTTATACGTCATATTTTTCAGGTCAATGATGTTACCGAAATGCAGCGCCGGAGAGCCTGCAAAAGATCCTGTTTCCGGGGAAAAAGGAAATCCGCTCTTTTGCCGATCCGCCGCGCCGGCTCTTTATCCAAAACTACTTGTCAAACTCCAATACTTTCACACCGTCCGGGCTGCCCAGCAGACAGACATTCGCGCCGCGTTGTGCAAACAGTCCGACCGTCACGACACCCGCCATATTGTTGATGATTCTTTCCAGCTCTTCGGGACGGGCGATTTGCAATCCGGAGATATCCAGAATGACATTTCCGTTATCCGTGATGAACGGTTTGCCGTCTTTCAGACGCAGCCGGGCCTGTCCCCCCAAAGCGTCCAGCTTTCGGGCGATGAGTTCGTGTGCCATCGGGATCACTTCGACCGGGAGAGGAAACTTGCCGAGAGTCGTCACCAGTTTGGATTCGTCTGCAATGCAAATGAAACGGTCCGATGCGGATGCAATGATTTTCTCACGTGTGAGGGCACCACCGCCTCCCTTGATCATGGCCCCGGTTCCGGAAATTTCATCGGCACCGTCGATATATACGGGAATGCTGTCGTGTATATCGTTGAGGTCGAAGACCCTGATGCCATGCGAGACGAGTCGTTCTGCCGTCGCTTTCGAGGAAGCGACCGTGCCGGCTATGCGATCCTTGATCCGGGCCAGTTCGTCAATGAAGAAATTCGCGGTGGAACCGGTTCCGACACCGATGATTTTTCCTTCGGGAACATAATTGACAGCGGCGCGGGCAACGGAAAGTTTCAGATCGTCTTGGGACATGATTAGCAAAATAGAACATGCCGCAATGGCGTGAAAAAGCGGATTGCGACATTTTAACCGGATTTAATGCAAGATCGTGTCAGTTTAGCCTGTTTGAGACGGACAAGTCAATTTTTATCCGGATAAAATCCGGTATTCTTGTGCCAGGTCAACGACTTGGGGGGGTGTTCTTTTAAACGTTCTGGCAAGTTATCCGGTTGACCGCATCAGTGACTGTTTTCTTTTTTTTCCGTTTCGGCTTCTTCTTCGTGATCCAGTGTTTCGTACAGGGCGATCTGCAAGCGGGAATGGATTCTGACGAACCATCTTCTGAGAACCAACACGATGGCGATGATGGATGCGATGACGAGAATGAGGGATTCCCGTTTCGGCAGAATACTGGCGCTTAGGGCGGACAGAAACAGCATGGTGCCGGTCAGAAACAGCAGAGGCAATATCTCGCTGATGATCCGTCTGACCTGCTGGGTATGACGGCCCGTGATGCTTTCACGGACGCTCATTTCGGCGAGCATCATGGAAAGTGCCTTGAATTTGCGGAACGCGGCGATGAGAAACGGCAGCGACAGTATCAGTGTGCTTCCCCAGATCAGGGATTTTCTCCAGTCGATATCGCCGATCCAGTCGGCCAAAAATTCGTTGCCCAGATTGACGGCGAAATAGGCGCTGCACAGGAATATGGCGATGACGATAGCGATGTTGATTCCGATCTGGACCAATATACGCTTGATCATGTTCCAGATAACGGCATTGGAACCCTGCGGGTGAAGATTGTTGAGCCATTCTCCATACAGTTTGACGATGCGTCCCAGCGGACGCGGCGTCATTTTCGCCAGATTTCGGGCAAGCGGGTCGGCAGCACGGATAAGGTAGGGGGTTGTCAGGGTCGTGATGGCGGAAACGGCGACTGCGATCGGATACAGGAAATCGCTGGTAACTTTGTAGGCCATGCCCAGTGACGCGATGATGAAGGAAAATTCACCGATCTGGGACATTCCCATGCCCATTCTGAGCGATGTGCGCCCGTCGTTGCCGGCGATCATGGCACCGATGGTACAACTGACGATTTTCCCGAGGATGACGGCTCCGGCTATCACGAGAATCGGTGTGGCGTATTTCACCATGACACGGGGATCGAGAAGCAGGCCAACCGCCACGAAGAAAATGGCTGAGAACATGTCGCGGACGGGTTCGATAAGCCTTTCGATCCAGTGCAGTTCCCTGGCTTCGGCGATGATGGCACCGATGACGAAGGCGCCGAGAACCATGCTGTATTCGAGTTTGACCACCAGCAGGCAGAAACCGAAGCACAGGCCCAGTACTGTTACCAGCAGCATCTCGTTGCTTCTGAATTTGCCGATATAGGCCAGCAGGCGGGGAACGAGCAGTATGCCGACGAGCATGGCCACAATCATGAACAGCGTCAGTTTCGAAATCGTCAGGAAAACGTCACTGCCGCTAACGCTGCCGGAAATGGCAACCCCGGAGAGCAGGGCGATCAGTCCGATACCCAGAATATCCTCGACAATGAGCACGCCGAAAATCAGCTGGGCGAACCGTTCGTTTTTCATTTTCAGATCGTTTAATGCCTTGACGATAATGGTCGTTGAGGAGATGGCGAGAATGGCTCCGAGGAACAGGGCATCGAGATTGTTGTTCCAGCCGAGCCAGAGGCCGATCTGGTAACCGAGCCAGATCATGACAACGATTTCCAGTACGGCGGCGATCAGAGCCGTGGCGCCCACTCGCAGCAGTTTGCGGAACGAAAATTCAAGGCCGAGCGAGAACATGAGAAAAATGACGCCCAGTTCCGCCAGCACCTTGATCGTGTGTTCGTCCTTGATGAGTTCAAAAGGGGGAGTATGGGGGCCGATCAGTACGCCGGCAACGATGTAGCCGAGCACGACGGGCTGTTTCAGCCGGTGGAAGATGACAGTGACCAGTGCGGCCACGATCATGATGACGGCAAGATCCTGAATAAAGGTGATGACGCTGTCGTGCATGGTCCGGTTCAGTTATGGCAACGATAATGGAACGGCAAATCCGCGATATTCCCGTTTCGGGGTTTCCCTGTTTTCGCAACGGGAAAACGACCGGATGGCCGGTCAGGCCGTGGCGACCGGAAAACAGTGAAAGCGCTTCTCATATCACGGTGTGGATTTGCCGTATCCAGACAATGGGTAAAAATTCCTTTTCGCGTGAGAGTATACGTTAATATGATGTATTCCGTTCAATAATCTTGACGGCAATGACGTATTCGTCAAGAGAGCGGAAAAAGGAAGTTCTCTGTATCGGAAAACGGCAAGAAAAAAGTCCGGTCAACCGGACTTTTTCCAGTTATTGCCGGGCGATGATTCTGGCCCGTTTTCCATAGAGAATCATGACTTTCTGCCCGACGGCAAAGGCAGGAGACGGTCCCTGCACCAGAGTCAGGGTTTCGCCGCTGTCGGTTTTGACAACGTATTCGATGCCTGTCTGGTTGGTGACGCCTTTTTCGATCGCGGAACCGGCAAGAGCACCGATAATCGCACCGCCGATGGCGCCCAGTGCATGCGCGCGGTCACCGCCGCCAATGGCGGAGCCGGCCACACCGCCGGCGACAGCACCGGTCAGACCACCGACTTTGTTGGTTCCTTCCACGTTGACAGGCCGGGCGCTGATGATGGTGCCGGGGACGCTTCGCGTGACATCCCCGACCGAATCGACGGAATACGTGTCGGGACTGATATTGGTCGTACAGGCCGCCATCAAAAGAGCCATGACCAGCACTGCACCACATTGAAATTTTTTCATGATGATCCTCTCAGACACTGTAAAGATGAATCCAGACAGACAAACAGACCGCTATCGACAGACGACGGGAATGTCCAGCTGCGACGGTTGCATGGTTCAAATGATACTGTAAAAAACGGATGAAAGCATTTGTCTGATCGCATTCGGAAAAACAAACCCGGTCCGTTTTCATGCGGGACAAGAATTCATCCATTATGGCCGGCCCCCGAAAACATCATGGACAGTCGCGAAAAGAATTTATTTCAGTATAATGAAAACAGGATGTTATCGTCTGTCTGGCGATCATGACAAAGAATGTGTTTACAATCCTTTTTGCAGAGCGTGCCAATGTCCCAGTCAACTCAAGACAAATCCGTGAAAACAGATGGGCGAACCGTTGACCCTGTTGTGGCCAAAACCCCTGAAAACCCGATCGTGAATGCCAGCCCGATCGTCAACGCAGACCGTATCGGAGGAGCCAGTCCCATTATCGGCGGCAGCCCGATTGAACAACCGCAGGAAGAATTCCAGGAATACATGTCGGCAGGCTGTACGGCCGTGGTACCGCCCGGTGCTCGCAAGATATATTTGATCATGGTGACAGTCACCATGCTGGTCGGTGCCGCCCTCGTCTATGGGCTGTTTATGCTGCTCGATCTGTAAGATAGTTGTTGCCGGAAGGATTACATGGTTCCGTTTTTCCTGTGAGGCTTTTCAGATATGTTTTAGTGTTTGATAGATGCAAATACATGTTTTCTAAAAAGAATAGAAATAATCACGTATTTTCCAAGCCATCAATTTTCTTCGTTTGGCGAGGAAATCCTGATAATTGTTTATATCCATGAATTCAAAGTCTTCGGGAATACAATGTTGTATCAGATTTTCTCTTAGTTCATCCATTGACCGGATATGACCATATTTCTGCTGCCCACCTGAACATTGTTCCCGTATTTCACTCATATAACGGAAAGGTTCTTTTTTTCCGATTGAAATATTGATTTCGCTCTGTGTTACGGCGTAGTTGGCAATTTGGTTATACTGTCCACGTGTCAATCCGTTTTTTTCGAGATATTGCCGTGGAAAAAGATGATGTACATCATATCTGTTCAATATCAAATCCCGTACAGTAATATCCCTTGAAAGAAATCCCTTGTCATTTGCCTTGACTTGTGCAGCACGAAACAATCTGAAGTAGGGACTGCTGCTCACCGATGTATTCATTCTTTGTGGCAATTCGGAATCCCAGAAAATATCTGATAATTCTGCATTGAATCGATCAGCTGCATATTTTTCAATTCCTTGGTTGTCGATCCGTTCTATATCGTAATGGATGTCGGTTTCAGGCGAACCTGCGGAATAGCGTCCGACCAAAACAGAATAGATAAACCATTTGGCAACATAATGTTCTATGGTGGCAGCCGGATATCCCTGTTGACGCAATGTCAGATAGAGAATATAAGCGAAATTCAAGGCGTTTTGTGATCCGATAAATGACAGATCGATAAAACCGGCTCCCTTGATAATCATGACAAACCGTTTGAAATGGGTTTCATTGATAAAATCTGCAGTACCGGCATTCAGTTTGCCAAATGATTCTTCGACAATCCGTTCTTC carries:
- a CDS encoding transglycosylase SLT domain-containing protein, with translation MTYKTRFKFLVLALAGCFTLSAPASVFASDISLPKYSKDAQLAAFHSAADLDLIGDDAYDDDPLTEILSINEVDVWGRIRSGFAIADLDNPLVENHMNYFARRPDYFQRTTQRGSKYLFHIVQELEKRNMPTELALLPFIESAYNPHARSIAKAEGLWQFIPSTGRHYDLAQNAFKDERRDIISSTEAALTYLQRLHDMFGDWQLALASYNWGEGSVMRAIKKAERAGKPITFNSISAYMPAETRNYVPKLQAVKNLITNPRRYGIDLPPVENQPYFVTIGKTRDIDVKVAARLAEMSLDDFRALNPQFGPYVIAGGNEVKILLPKENAEKFRKNLSLWTRPLSSWTAYQVTSPREKVEDIAARLNISPDVIRQANNIPSRSVLKFGSAILVPKTSGYDRDIAPELVENAKLAWERDLPATRLVTVPVRKPARLASIAKRYRVSVAELKSWNKINGDTVKKGTILKVHVPYRSAAATTRARTKAIRAADVRTSRNTMASRVKVVMDAKNTASTKKGLVKSKNSRTARATLSKKTKSVKNQVSAQQTKTRKTAAKNRKKA
- the rpiA gene encoding ribose-5-phosphate isomerase RpiA, whose product is MSQDDLKLSVARAAVNYVPEGKIIGVGTGSTANFFIDELARIKDRIAGTVASSKATAERLVSHGIRVFDLNDIHDSIPVYIDGADEISGTGAMIKGGGGALTREKIIASASDRFICIADESKLVTTLGKFPLPVEVIPMAHELIARKLDALGGQARLRLKDGKPFITDNGNVILDISGLQIARPEELERIINNMAGVVTVGLFAQRGANVCLLGSPDGVKVLEFDK
- a CDS encoding cation:proton antiporter, with translation MHDSVITFIQDLAVIMIVAALVTVIFHRLKQPVVLGYIVAGVLIGPHTPPFELIKDEHTIKVLAELGVIFLMFSLGLEFSFRKLLRVGATALIAAVLEIVVMIWLGYQIGLWLGWNNNLDALFLGAILAISSTTIIVKALNDLKMKNERFAQLIFGVLIVEDILGIGLIALLSGVAISGSVSGSDVFLTISKLTLFMIVAMLVGILLVPRLLAYIGKFRSNEMLLVTVLGLCFGFCLLVVKLEYSMVLGAFVIGAIIAEARELHWIERLIEPVRDMFSAIFFVAVGLLLDPRVMVKYATPILVIAGAVILGKIVSCTIGAMIAGNDGRTSLRMGMGMSQIGEFSFIIASLGMAYKVTSDFLYPIAVAVSAITTLTTPYLIRAADPLARNLAKMTPRPLGRIVKLYGEWLNNLHPQGSNAVIWNMIKRILVQIGINIAIVIAIFLCSAYFAVNLGNEFLADWIGDIDWRKSLIWGSTLILSLPFLIAAFRKFKALSMMLAEMSVRESITGRHTQQVRRIISEILPLLFLTGTMLFLSALSASILPKRESLILVIASIIAIVLVLRRWFVRIHSRLQIALYETLDHEEEAETEKKENSH
- a CDS encoding glycine zipper 2TM domain-containing protein; this translates as MKKFQCGAVLVMALLMAACTTNISPDTYSVDSVGDVTRSVPGTIISARPVNVEGTNKVGGLTGAVAGGVAGSAIGGGDRAHALGAIGGAIIGALAGSAIEKGVTNQTGIEYVVKTDSGETLTLVQGPSPAFAVGQKVMILYGKRARIIARQ